The following proteins come from a genomic window of Diprion similis isolate iyDipSimi1 chromosome 8, iyDipSimi1.1, whole genome shotgun sequence:
- the LOC124408642 gene encoding uncharacterized protein LOC124408642 isoform X2, producing the protein MLSPILRLLGVLGVLLILDPSLLASGSVPDPAESELIEVSEATTAIAKRTLPDRCLVGTEPGPCKYYVHKWTFNKARGKCRTFIYGGCLGNENRFDSEVECLHHCVGGPDHTLPPYMVTKGSVFVTTSTTTTAAPPPTTKKIPPPTFSPPKPTKPPVPKHKRGKELTFMESGHEKTFMFAQNNTFIQIDGSGIKTFQLRLCREISFKFRTKLPHGLLVYHSVKDRPDSLDPYALYVIVEKGQLKVVHVFGKKSTSLTVGEGLNRDEWHSVLVRIDVHGAKLIARVDETQEETNLEVLEAEVNYGVSEELASVVLIGGLSSEEKLHGVKYIIESFVGCIRDMVLSSGKSASDLLPIRPLIATKHENVKEGCVDKCRTRENLCFVGSQCVNHYNSLTCDCFGTKYEGERCDVYTATILTLRGSSFVSFRVYDWKDRVHSSVNRISLAFKTRWDDSALFYASGEIEGTAHYVAASIKNRSVNIELDFGHDSKIQTVMGDYVTSNHWNNLTIYHNGALVFVSLNDESKVLEVPGENYNMIIDPEIYIGGGPELHKKKGLVSHNNFAGSLKYVFFNDKSIIYELKRSNPMVHYIGILEPEYYEADVEVIPITYPFAGSHIWWPNTVSNSLKLNFDFKSSKPLAVLASSDTKNVDGIGYWEVRLVNDEIRFELVPDVKKNITHITSVHFPPHNTSWHAVELNYTKGELSLQVDYRNKKSKLFAMEFELGDRVIIGSGKTNMGLVGCMREIRVNDYRIEPRHVVNTERVIGEVALDNCQFVDPCKRPNRCEHGGKCSVEEDRITCDCKETGYRGTNCHFAEYRKTCEELALLGYTKDDVYRIDIDGNGRFPPALVKCEFQSIEDSTKTIVEHNLPSQVDVRSIDQKEDFSYSIKYREFTAEMLQELISHSLYCSQYLKYDCYKAPVELHSATWFRGSKGVTVDYIGNVSRGSCPCGMNRTCVNPKLSCNCDVSAGKWLSDEGYYETPESLGITELVFLQQSDLDVDARGRITLGPLECVETNTQKYVVTFTTSQSYIEVPGWRKGDIAFSFRTTGEKAILLYQPPIRSNYPSFMVALTSDYLLTFNFTLNTGQCREIEVKSRRKLNNGEWQKIWIDYNDYHVRFMINTDSEMVDLLSEEEFGPFEGSMFIGGATAEHLKTSSVRQGLIGCFRGLVVNGEILDIHSYMSVHLSEIIKDCKPSCQPNKCQNGARCVELWSNFECVCKNRWAHLGTYCETNINNEALTFTSPEAVVKKNYIGNEDDEEKLLLKGMFLENILINIRTYDANSLILYANDHLNNFLHLYILNGTSIVYLFNSGNEIKNITVDYPGASTGDSVQIAIIRTEKNTTVHVNEATVTLDAVPILLNSYSNKPWINPEKEVLAPQRPPAPPTSYFQVNLGGFDPDNLLRVGKKGEAIQGYVGCLRGLRIGEYLVPLPQLASEAYQEGSKGLIPNCHMKCDAAPCKNLGICTEDFRRQESSCNCEHTSYFGENCAEEKGAEFSGESVVQREFDLDGEVNQVKIQLAFSSNDLRQRTMALLLLQTENKRSYYLLVALTSEGHLIFEEDREGSAYAVRINDRNFLNGARHSVYYERNNNTTTLLIDREAILLSNPILSFAADNDSNLDNPGGSNEIQLGGLNTTDPRFTAYKGYTGCLSNVVVSINGGAVMKPLEEYMLFTKTGSDTVRATMPAGVRSAQCAAFHVQPRGLEPPRNDSVGRDKAWVEEPPDRVVYKSQRSDETKKEQGAGTYVFIALCIILAAAVMGCIYGVCRSAHKDRQNRARDAEDIPTNSQSRWQGDSYDVPAVPPASTAMKSVGFITVEAEDEKKSNGTHHAKSLATKDYKTMPNVDTKIDLLHDKKTHFKDEEHEKKELLGVNTAPVFKSPKPNPFSMEDLREEPELEECEEEQEEEDTEDISSTTSSSTNGSGNSIPDDDILVRPAPVRNSSAVRKSFCDRAANNEESFITAGAETDQRFETNDILYPEMKMLETNFSVTGINEIQTEYVSAKNRKLDSINKQIRANNNNENIHVQRRPVSFNLQYDSREGKL; encoded by the exons ATGTTGTCGCCCATATTGAGGCTCCTGGGCGTCCTGGGGGTCCTCCTCATCCTCGACCCATCCTTGCTCGCTTCCGGAAGCGTGCCTGACCCTGCGGAGTCCGAACTGATCGAGGTAAGCGAAGCCACAACTGCAATCGCAAAGCGGACACTCCCAGATCGCTGTCTCGTTGGCACGGAACCCGGGCCCTGCAAGTACTACGTGCACAAATGGACCTTCAACAAGGCCAGGGGGAAGTGCAGGACCTTTATCTACGGCGGTTGTCTCGGCAACGAGAACAGATTCGACTCGGAAGTCGAATGTCTTCACCACTGCGTCGGCGGTCCGGATC ATACTCTGCCACCCTACATGGTCACCAAGGGCAGTGTCTTCGTCACCACCAGCACTACGACCACCGCCGCGCCTCCGCCGACCACCAAGAAAATCCCACCGCCGACTTTCTCACCACCGAAACCCACGAAGCCACCTGTCCCGAAGCACAAGAGAGGAAAG GAACTTACCTTTATGGAATCTGGTCACGAGAAGACTTTCATGTTCGCCCAGAACAACACATTCATTCAGATCGATGGAAGTGGTATCAAAACTTTTCAGTTAAG GCTGTGTCGTGAAAtatcgttcaaatttcgaacgaaATTACCCCACGGCTTACTCGTCTATCACAGTGTCAAGGACCGGCCGGATAGTCTGGACCCTTACGCGTTGTACGTGATTGTCGAAAAGGGCCAGCTCAAGGTGGTTCACGTGTTTGGAAAGAAGTCGACTAGCCTTACTGTTGGCGAAGGTCTCAACAGAGACGAGTGGCACAGTGTTTTAGTAAGGATCGATGTTCACGGGGCCAAACTCATCGCCAGAGTCGATGAGACGCAGGAGGAAACAAATCTCGAGGTCCTCGAAGCCGAAGTCAATTACGGAGTCTCCGAAGAGTTGGCTTCTGTCGTCCTGATTGGAG GTTTGAGCTCGGAGGAAAAGCTTCACGGTGtgaaatatataattgaaTCGTTTGTCGGGTGTATCAGAGACATGGTATTGAGTTCCGGCAAATCAGCGAGCGATTTGCTCCCCATAAGACCTCTGATTGCCACAAAGCACGAGAACGTCAAGGAGGGTTGTGTGGACAA GTGCAGAACACGGGAGAATCTCTGTTTCGTTGGTAGTCAGTGTGTAAATCACTATAACAGCTTGACTTGCGACTGTTTCGGGACGAAATACGAAGGGGAAAGATGCGACGTTTACA CTGCGACCATTCTCACACTGAGAGGCTCGTCCTTCGTTTCTTTTCGAGTATATGATTGGAAGGATCGGGTACATTCCTCCGTGAACAGGATTAGTCTCGCGTTCAAG ACGAGATGGGACGACTCGGCGTTGTTTTACGCGTCCGGAGAGATCGAGGGAACCGCTCATTACGTTGCGGCATCGATAAAGAACCGATCAGTCAACATCGAGTTGGATTTCGGCCACGATTCAAAGATACAGACGGTTATGGGCGACTACGTCACGTCGAACCACTGGAACAATTTGACCATATACCACAATGGAGCTTTGGTATTTGTAAGTCTTAACGACGAGTCGAAGGTGCTTGAAGTGCCCGGGGAGAATTACAACATGATCATTGATCCCGAAATTTACATCGGCGGGGGACCTGAGCTCCACAAGAAAAAGGGACTCGTTTCTCACAATAACTTTGCAG GCTCGTTGAAGTACGTTTTCTTCAACGACAAGTCCATCATATATGAACTGAAACGGTCGAACCCGATGGTCCATTACATCGGGATATTGGAACCAGAGTACTATGAGGCTGACGTCGAGGTGATACCGATAACGTATCCCTTCGCTGGAAGCCACATTTGGTGGCCGAATACTGTGTCGAACTCCTTGAAGCTGAATTTCGACTTTAAGAGCTCGAAGCCTCTGGCCGTCCTGGCGTCTAGTGATACCAAGAATGTCGACGGAATTGGCTACTGGGAG GTTCGTTTGGTGAACGATGAAATACGTTTTGAGCTCGTCCcagacgtgaaaaaaaatatcacccacatAACGTCGGTACATTTTCCACCTCATAATACATCGTGGCATGCCGTTGAACTGAATTACACCAAAGGAGAGTTGAGCTTACAGGTTGATTACAGGAACAAAAAGAGTAAACTTTTTGCCATGGAATTTGAACTCGGTGACAGGGTTATTATCGGCAGTGGTAAAACCAACATGG GATTGGTCGGTTGCATGAGGGAAATCAGAGTGAATGATTACCGGATAGAACCAAGGCACGTTGTCAACACTGAGAGAGTCATTGGTGAGGTTGCATTGGATAATTGTCAATTTGTGGATCCATGCAAAAGGCCGAACAGGTGCGAACACGGCGGCAAATGTTCGGTAGAAGAGGACAGAATCACTTGCGACTGCAAAGAGACCGGTTACAGAGGGACAAACTGCCATTTTg CCGAGTATCGAAAAACTTGCGAGGAATTAGCCCTTCTCGGCTACACCAAGGACGATGTGTACCGAATCGACatcgacggaaacggtcgattCCCCCCGGCACTTGTCAAGTGCGAATTTCAGTCCATTGAAGACTCGACGAAGACCATCGTCGAGCATAATCTTCCCTCTCAAGTCGACGTCAGGTCCATTGACCAAAAGGAAGACTTCTCGTACAGCATTAAGTACCGGGAATTCACAGCCGAAATGCTACAGGAGTTGATATCTCACTCGTTGTACTGTAGTCAGTACCTCAAGTACGATTGTTACAAGGCTCCCGTTGAACTGCACAGTGCTACTTGGTTTCGGGGGTCGAAAGGCGTCACTGTCGACTACATTGGCAATGTTAGCCGCGGCTCTTGTCCTTGCGGAA TGAACAGAACATGTGTTAATCCAAAACTCAGTTGCAATTGTGACGTTTCTGCTGGTAAATGGCTTTCCGATGAAGGTTACTATGAGACTCCCGAATCTTTGGGAATTACTGAATTGGTCTTTCTCCAGCAAAGTGACTTGGACGTTGATGCTCGCGGTAGAATTACTCTGGGGCCCTTGGAGTGTGTCGAAACAA ACACACAGAAGTATGTCGTTACCTTCACAACGTCGCAGTCTTACATCGAAGTACCAGGTTGGCGAAAAGGTGACATAGCCTTCAGTTTTCGAACGACAGGTGAAAAGGCAATCCTACTCTATCAGCCACCGATAAGGAGCAACTATCCGTCTTTCATGGTGGCTCTGACTTCGGACTACCTATTGACGTTCAATTTCACATTGAACACTGGACAGTGTCGTGAAATCGAGGTCAAGAGCCGGAGGAAACTCAACAACGGAGAATGGCAAAAGATTTGGATTGATTATAACGACTATCATGTCAGGTTTATGATCAACACCGATTCCGAAATGGTCGATTTACTGTCCGAGGAGGAGTTTGGACCTTTCGAAGGGTCCATGTTTATCGGTGGTGCGACCGC TGAACACCTTAAAACCTCTTCCGTAAGACAGGGGCTTATCGGATGCTTTCGTGGTTTGGTTGtaaatggtgaaattttagACATACACAGCTACATGTCCGTTCATCTTTCCGAAATAATTAAGGACTGCAAGCCTTCCTGTCAGCCGAACAAATGTCAAAATGGTGCCAGATGCGTCGAACTTTGGAGCAACTTTGAATGCGTTTGTAAAAATAGATGGGCACACTTGGGAACTTATTGCGAAACGA ACATAAATAACGAGGCACTGACATTCACGTCACCGGAGGCTgtagtgaagaaaaattatatcggTAACGAAGATGACGAAGAGAAGCTTCTGCTGAAGGGaatgtttttggaaaatatattGATCAACATTAGGACGTACGATGCGAATTCCCTAATTCTATATGCAAATGATCATTTGAACAATTTCTTGCATCTTTACATTTTGAACGGGACCAGTATCGTATATCTTTTCAATTCtggtaatgaaataaaaaacattacCGTCGATTATCCAG gcGCTAGTACCGGCGATTCGGTGCAAATAGCCATCATCAGAACGGAAAAGAACACGACTGTTCATGTTAATGAAGCCACCGTTACTCTCGACGCGGTTCCAATTTTGCTGAACTCGTACTCTAACAAGCCTTGGATAAATCCTGAGAAAGAGGTTCTCGCGCCCCAAAGGCCGCCGGCTCCACCGACCAGCTATTTTCAG GTGAACCTCGGCGGTTTTGATCCTGACAATTTACTCAGAGTTGGTAAAAAGGGTGAGGCGATCCAGGGATACGTTGGCTGTCTCCGGGGTCTGAGGATCGGCGAGTATTTGGTCCCTTTGCCACAATTGGCGAGTGAGGCTTACCAAGAAGGTAGTAAAGGCTTAATACCGAATTGTCACATGAAATGCGACGCTGCACCCTGCAAGAACCTCGGTATATGCACAGAGGATTTCAGGAGACAGGAGTCTTCCTGTAATTGCGAGCACACCTCGTATTTTGGGGAGAATTGCGCCGAAG aaaaggGTGCCGAATTCAGCGGCGAAAGCGTTGTTCAGAGGGAGTTTGACCTGGACGGTGAAGTGAATCAGGTGAAAATACAATTGGCGTTCTCGAGCAATGATTTGAGGCAAAGAACTATGGCACTGCTGCTTCTGCAGACTGAAAACAA AAGAAGCTACTATTTACTCGTTGCTCTAACATCCGAGGGTCACCTGATATTTGAAGAGGACAGAGAAGGCTCTGCTTACGCTGTTCGCATCAATGACAGAAACTTTTTAAACGGCGCAAGGCACAGTGTTTACTACGAGAGAAATAATAACACGACAACGTTGCTG ATCGACAGGGAGGCGATTCTGTTGTCAAATCCAATTTTGAGTTTCGCCGCGGACAATGACTCAAACCTAGACAATCCTGGGGGATCAAACGAGATACAATTGGGCGGTTTGAACACCACAGATCCCAGATTCACCGCTTACAAGGGATACACTGGCTGTCTTAGCA ATGTCGTTGTGTCGATAAATGGTGGCGCTGTTATGAAACCACTCGAGGAATATATGCTGTTCACCAAAACTGGTAGCGATACTGTCAGGGCCACAATGCCAGCTGGTGTTCGAAGCGCTCAGTGCGCCGCTTTTCACGTACAACCCAGAGGACTCGAACCCCCAAGGAACGATAGCGTG GGTCGAGATAAAGCTTGGGTCGAGGAACCCCCGGATCGCGTTGTCTACAAATCCCAGCGCTCGGACGAAACGAAGAAGGAACAGGGAGCCGGGACTTACGTCTTTATAGCGCTGTGCATTATCCTTGCTGCTGCGGTGATGGGCTGTATTTACGGGGTTTGTCGAAGCGCCCATAAAGATAGACAGAACAGGGCCAGAGACGCCGAGGATATTCCAACTAATTCGCAATCAAGGTGGCAAGGCGATTCCTATGATGTTCCGGCTGTCCCTCCCGCCTCGACAGCCATGAAAAGCGTAGGTTTTATAACCGTGGAAGCggaggatgagaaaaaatccAACGGTACACATCACGCAAAGTCATTGGCGACAAAGGATTATAAAACCATGCCAAATGTCGATACGAAAATCGACCTATTGCACGACAAGAAAACGCATTTCAAAG ACGAGGAACACGAGAAGAAAGAACTGCTCGGGGTAAATACCGCCCCGGTCTTTAAATCTCCGAAACCAAATCCATTC TCGATGGAAGATCTCAGGGAGGAACCGGAACTGGAAGAATGCGAAGAGGAACAAGAAGAGGAAGACACCGAAGACATCAGCAGCACCACCAGCAGCAGTACCAACGGAAGTGGAAACAGCATTCCAGACGATGATATTCTAGTGCGACCAGCACCGGTAAGAAACTCGTCAGCGGTTAGAAAATCATTTTGCGATCGTGCAGCAAATAACGAGGAAAGTTTTATTACTGCCGGCGCTGAAACTGACCAGCGTTTCGAAACTAACGACATATTATATCCGGAAATGAAGATGTTAGAGACGAATTTTTCCGTCACTGGTATCAATGAAATTCAGACCGAGTACGTCTCGGCGAAAAATCGGAAACTCGATTCTATCAACAAGCAAATTCGGGCGAATAACAACAACGAAAATATTCACGTACAACGAAGACCTGTCAGCTTCAATTTACAGT ATGATTCACGAGAAGGGAAATTGTAG